TATTTAAAGAATTGTTGAAACAATACGATCAAAATTTCCGTGAACACTGGAATAGATTAATTACTACCAAAAGACAATTATTACAAACAATTGCTCATCGTGGCGGTAACAATTTATTATCAAAAGAGATATTAAGTAAAAATGAGCTTGGTTATCCTTCAAGTGTACAAAGAACATTAGAGCTACTGATTGCTGATGGACATATAGATAAGGTTGGTAATACATATTTCATGGTTGATATAGTTTTTAGAGAATGGATTAGGCAATTTACTTTTTAGCGATGTTTTGAATGGTGGCTGAAAAATTTTATGCTATGAGCACATTAAAGAGAATAATAGAGCTAAAAATAGAAAGGTTCAATTTAAACCTAAAGGGGTTAATGTTTATACATCGATGGGAAAGGAAGAACAGGAATTTGTTGTTTTGTGGATTAAGGAGATAATAGGATGATGTGGAAAGATGCTTGGAAATTAGAAATTCCTAAAGATAAAGAAATATTTGAGCTTCATAAGGTATTGCGGGAAGAGATAAAGAAAAGGTGGAATCGTGCTCTTCCGTTTAATGAAGAGCTGTTTGATCGCTGGGAAAGGGCGGAATACTTAGGATTTGGTAAAGAAAGCAGTATTTATGACAGCTCTATAGTTATGGGGGATGTAAGGGTTGGGGAGAACACATGGATAGGTCCATTTACCATCCTTGATGGCTCCGGAGGTTTAAAAATTGGTAGCTATTGCAATATCTCATCTGGAGTCCAAATTTATACCCATGATTCTATAAAATGGTGTCTAACTAGAGGAGGAGCAAAGTATGAATATGACTCTGTTGTAATTGGAGACTGTTGTTATATAGGCAGTTTGAGTATAGTAAATAAAGGGATTAATATAGGAGAACACAGTTTAATCGGAGCAAATAGTTTTGTCAATAAAGATATCCCTCCCTATTCTATTGCTTTTGGTAGCCCTGTTTCAGTAGTGGGTAAGGTTGAAATAGAAAAAGACAAAGTAAATCTTGTTTATTTTTGATAAGGAACAAAAAAGATATTCCATTTAAATGAAAATCTTATTCTTTGACCCCTACAATATTCAAAACATTCCCTATTGCTTGGTATCTTTTCTGCGAAAGAAGGGGATAGATGCAGAGCTACTCTTTGATGTTAATGCTGAAATAAAGGGTGGTGATCTTCCAAATGCTAATGATCCTCTTTTAAGGTCCAAAGCAGATTATTCTTTTTGGATTCATCAGAAGGTAATTTCTTCCAGTATTCTCAAGAATCCATTTAGCTTAATAGAAATAATAAATTTTTTAAAGGGGTATGAGCTTATAGTATGCTCGGGATTTGCTCCAATCTTTGCATATTGGGCAAAAAAGCCTTTCATATTTTTAAGTTATGGTAGCGATCTTGACCAATTAGCAACTCAAGGATGGT
This portion of the bacterium genome encodes:
- a CDS encoding acyltransferase; amino-acid sequence: MMWKDAWKLEIPKDKEIFELHKVLREEIKKRWNRALPFNEELFDRWERAEYLGFGKESSIYDSSIVMGDVRVGENTWIGPFTILDGSGGLKIGSYCNISSGVQIYTHDSIKWCLTRGGAKYEYDSVVIGDCCYIGSLSIVNKGINIGEHSLIGANSFVNKDIPPYSIAFGSPVSVVGKVEIEKDKVNLVYF